One segment of Microcoleus sp. bin38.metabat.b11b12b14.051 DNA contains the following:
- a CDS encoding Uma2 family endonuclease — translation MTATIPTKTSPEIIYPDSDGQPMSDNTKQFELIVTIQGGIDALYKDNENVFVAGDLLWYPVEGNNKTRQAPDTMVVFGRPKGYRGSYQQWLEDNIAPQVVFEIISPGNRMGALFKLFHFYEDYGVEEYYVYDPEDNELMGWLRTDEELNYIESIEGWVSPRLQIRFQTASGDLEIYRPDGQKFLSYVELSRQQESVQRQMELTQQKADRLSDKLREMGINPEDI, via the coding sequence ATGACAGCAACAATTCCGACTAAAACCTCACCAGAAATCATCTACCCCGACAGCGACGGCCAACCCATGTCAGACAATACCAAACAGTTTGAACTAATTGTTACTATTCAAGGTGGAATAGATGCGTTATACAAAGATAATGAAAATGTCTTTGTAGCAGGTGACTTGCTGTGGTATCCAGTCGAAGGCAATAACAAAACTCGCCAAGCACCTGATACGATGGTAGTGTTTGGCAGACCGAAAGGTTACAGAGGTTCTTATCAACAATGGCTGGAAGACAATATCGCGCCGCAAGTTGTCTTTGAAATCATCTCCCCTGGCAACCGAATGGGAGCACTGTTTAAGCTGTTTCATTTCTACGAGGATTATGGAGTAGAAGAATATTATGTCTACGATCCAGAAGATAATGAGTTAATGGGTTGGCTGCGAACTGATGAAGAACTCAACTATATTGAATCAATCGAGGGTTGGGTGAGTCCGCGTTTGCAGATACGTTTTCAAACTGCATCGGGAGATTTGGAAATTTATCGGCCTGATGGACAGAAGTTTTTGTCCTATGTGGAGTTGTCAAGACAACAGGAATCTGTACAGCGACAAATGGAATTAACACAACAAAAAGCCGATCGCCTTTCTGACAAATTACGAGAAATGGGCATCAATCCAGAGGATATTTGA
- the rsmB gene encoding 16S rRNA (cytosine(967)-C(5))-methyltransferase RsmB, with protein MQNPRQIAFLALREVHRRGAFADAALDRTFRNSQLSDLDRRLVTELVYGSVRRMRSIDFIIDKLATKKSSQQPPDLRTILHLGLYQLQYLNHIPPSAAVNTTVQLAKENKLSGLSSFVNGLLRQYIRLTPPTPPYQGGAKSEPNSAALPETFTPPTPPYQGGAKSEPNSPQQPETQTTSNPPPYQGGAKSVPNSPQQPETQTTSNPPPYQGGARGGLNSLNPPPYQGGARGGLNFLTLPENRIERLGILHSFPDWLVELWNEQIGETETEQLCEWFNQSPTIHLRINPLKSSIAQIEAAFQAQNISTSRIPHLPQALRLNSSTGAIPNLPGYREGWWTIQDSSAQLVTHLLDPQPGEIIIDACAAPGGKTTHSAELMQDTGTIYACDKTASRLKKITENADRLQMKSIKIHTGDSRQFPEFINLADRVLLDAPCSGLGTLHRRADARWRHTPENIQEQSQLQSELLANVATFVKSGGVLVYATCTIHPLENERVVRSFLDTNPNWKIEPPTIDLPVQPSAEGWVKVWPHKHQMDGFFMVRLKRD; from the coding sequence ATGCAAAATCCTCGTCAAATAGCCTTTCTCGCACTCCGCGAAGTCCACCGCCGAGGTGCATTCGCAGACGCCGCCCTCGATCGCACTTTTCGCAATTCCCAACTCAGCGACCTCGATCGCCGTTTAGTCACAGAGTTAGTGTACGGTAGCGTCAGGAGAATGCGATCGATCGACTTTATCATCGACAAACTAGCCACAAAGAAATCCTCCCAACAACCGCCGGATCTCCGCACCATCCTGCATTTAGGCCTATATCAACTCCAATATCTCAACCACATTCCCCCCTCCGCCGCCGTCAACACCACCGTTCAACTAGCCAAAGAAAACAAATTATCAGGACTCAGCAGTTTTGTCAACGGTTTGCTGCGACAATATATACGTTTAACCCCCCCAACCCCCCCTTACCAAGGGGGGGCTAAGAGCGAGCCTAATTCTGCTGCGCTACCTGAGACTTTCACCCCCCCAACCCCCCCTTACCAAGGGGGGGCTAAGAGCGAGCCTAATTCCCCTCAGCAACCAGAAACTCAAACTACATCCAATCCCCCCCCTTACCAAGGGGGGGCTAAGAGTGTTCCTAATTCCCCTCAGCAACCAGAGACTCAAACTACATCCAATCCCCCCCCTTACCAAGGGGGGGCTAGGGGGGGTTTGAATTCCCTCAATCCCCCCCCTTACCAAGGGGGGGCTAGGGGGGGTTTGAATTTCCTAACATTACCCGAAAATCGAATTGAACGCCTGGGAATTCTGCACAGCTTCCCCGACTGGCTAGTAGAATTGTGGAACGAACAAATAGGCGAAACCGAAACCGAACAACTCTGTGAATGGTTCAATCAATCCCCCACAATTCACCTCAGAATTAATCCTTTAAAAAGCTCGATCGCCCAAATCGAGGCCGCCTTCCAAGCCCAGAACATCTCCACCAGCAGAATCCCCCATTTACCCCAAGCATTAAGACTAAATTCTAGTACCGGCGCAATCCCAAACCTCCCCGGATATCGCGAAGGTTGGTGGACAATCCAAGATAGCAGCGCTCAATTAGTCACCCATTTACTCGATCCACAGCCCGGGGAAATTATTATCGATGCCTGCGCCGCGCCCGGAGGGAAAACTACTCACAGCGCTGAATTAATGCAGGATACAGGCACGATTTACGCCTGCGACAAAACCGCTAGTAGGCTTAAAAAAATTACTGAAAATGCCGATCGACTCCAGATGAAATCCATTAAAATTCATACCGGAGACAGCCGCCAATTCCCAGAATTTATCAACCTAGCAGACAGAGTATTATTAGACGCGCCTTGTTCCGGCCTCGGAACCCTTCACCGCCGCGCTGACGCCCGCTGGCGACACACGCCCGAAAATATTCAAGAACAATCGCAACTGCAATCGGAATTACTAGCAAATGTCGCGACATTTGTCAAGTCCGGCGGCGTTTTAGTTTACGCAACTTGCACGATTCATCCTTTGGAAAATGAACGAGTTGTGCGATCGTTCTTAGATACCAATCCTAACTGGAAAATCGAACCGCCAACCATTGATTTACCTGTACAGCCGTCAGCGGAAGGATGGGTGAAAGTTTGGCCGCACAAGCATCAAATGGATGGCTTTTTTATGGTGCGACTGAAACGAGATTAA
- a CDS encoding transglycosylase domain-containing protein — MRFEGLNVAEFFSNIKDKLSKVTKGAGGNSDLESPNAANSTGLNSRPSPAESSARTTDSRSEYVVSEDAEPPEEPELASEYSESEHDEYPIVKRDWEGLRRLIAWLEIEPQITSLQAKGKGLLPPGLTGLGTKLPEKSDSVVPEISAPQNTELQTNTEIQEISAPQNTELQINTQLQENSAPQNTELQINTELQESIAPEEESKPQKKTKKRFSRRPRFWIALGILSLGSGALIYGLWILYTLDKGLPDVNDLSAFNRDGTLTIKAADNTILLQSGPATRDKLKLKEIPELLVKAFISIEDRRFYEHRGVDYQGIARSIGSNVIARDLVQGGSTITQQLARVVFLNQERSIKRKVREALLAQKIERELTKEQVLERYLNLVYLGSDAYGVADAAWVFFSKPVDKLTLAEMATLAGLPPAPSEYSPLVNPNLAKQRRNTVLQQMQEAKVITEAQAKEAQAEPLKVKQSQPKRFKVVAPYFASYIRKELPRYVSKDALESGGLTVETTVDLKWQKIAEQVVKDAIEVDGRRQGFEQAALVSIETKTGEVKALVGGGSFKESQFNRATQALRQPGSTFKGLVYAAAMGAGFSPYDSYEDAPIIIDGYQPNNYGKKFSGWRSISDALRSSVNVVAVKVLMDVGFEPAMKLAKDMGIKSKLSPIYSLALGSSEVNLLELTNAYGTLASEGNFIEAHGITKVINQRGDVIYKANFKPKRVLDKDSAAITTWMLEGVVTGGTGGPASLADRAVAGKTGTSEKVRDLWFIGYIPQVVTGVWLGNDDNYPTGGTSGTAAYNWRDFMSQAVKGMPVQEFPKLPELEGRKGSIKAKPVEPKEIIRGMIVNEDGAIVPYNPNPEPRRREPVYQEPAYQEPASQDSRY; from the coding sequence ATGAGGTTTGAAGGTCTGAACGTGGCAGAATTTTTCTCAAATATCAAGGATAAATTGAGCAAAGTCACTAAGGGAGCAGGCGGTAATTCCGATCTAGAATCGCCAAATGCTGCCAATAGTACCGGGCTAAACTCGCGGCCATCTCCGGCCGAATCGTCTGCACGGACAACGGATTCGCGATCGGAATACGTGGTATCAGAAGATGCTGAACCTCCAGAAGAGCCAGAATTAGCATCAGAATATTCCGAATCAGAACACGATGAATATCCGATAGTCAAGCGCGATTGGGAAGGTTTGAGGCGCTTAATCGCTTGGTTGGAAATTGAACCTCAAATTACCTCCTTGCAAGCAAAAGGAAAAGGACTTTTGCCGCCGGGATTGACTGGGCTGGGAACTAAATTACCCGAAAAATCGGATAGTGTAGTGCCGGAAATTAGCGCACCGCAGAACACCGAACTGCAAACAAATACTGAAATACAGGAAATTAGCGCACCGCAGAACACCGAACTACAAATAAATACTCAACTACAGGAAAATAGCGCACCGCAGAATACCGAACTACAAATAAATACTGAACTACAGGAAAGTATTGCACCGGAGGAAGAGAGCAAACCGCAGAAAAAGACTAAAAAACGGTTCTCCCGCCGCCCTAGATTTTGGATTGCTTTAGGTATTCTCAGTCTGGGAAGTGGCGCTTTAATATACGGTTTGTGGATTTTATACACCTTAGACAAAGGTTTACCCGATGTTAACGATTTGTCGGCTTTTAACCGCGATGGAACGCTAACAATTAAGGCGGCAGACAATACGATTTTGTTGCAGTCGGGGCCGGCAACTAGAGATAAGCTGAAACTTAAGGAAATTCCAGAACTGTTGGTGAAAGCTTTTATTTCCATAGAAGACCGCCGTTTTTACGAACATCGCGGGGTCGATTATCAAGGTATTGCGCGATCGATTGGTTCTAATGTGATAGCCAGAGATTTGGTGCAGGGTGGCAGTACAATTACCCAACAATTGGCCCGCGTCGTTTTTCTCAATCAAGAAAGAAGCATTAAGCGGAAGGTTCGGGAAGCTCTTTTAGCTCAGAAAATAGAGCGGGAGTTGACTAAAGAACAAGTTTTAGAAAGATATTTAAATCTGGTTTATTTGGGTTCAGATGCTTACGGGGTGGCGGATGCGGCTTGGGTTTTCTTTAGCAAACCAGTCGATAAATTAACTTTGGCAGAGATGGCAACTTTGGCGGGTTTACCACCAGCGCCGAGCGAATATTCGCCTTTGGTTAATCCAAATCTTGCTAAGCAACGGCGCAATACTGTGCTGCAACAAATGCAGGAAGCGAAGGTAATTACAGAAGCGCAGGCGAAGGAAGCGCAGGCGGAACCTCTCAAGGTGAAACAAAGCCAACCGAAGCGATTTAAAGTAGTCGCGCCTTATTTTGCTAGTTACATTCGCAAGGAATTGCCGCGCTATGTTTCTAAGGATGCTTTGGAATCTGGCGGTTTGACTGTCGAGACGACGGTGGATTTGAAGTGGCAGAAAATAGCGGAACAGGTGGTTAAAGATGCGATCGAGGTTGATGGCCGCCGTCAGGGTTTTGAACAGGCGGCTTTGGTTTCGATTGAAACAAAAACAGGGGAAGTTAAGGCGCTAGTCGGTGGCGGAAGTTTTAAGGAAAGCCAGTTTAATCGCGCTACGCAGGCTTTGCGGCAGCCAGGCTCGACTTTTAAAGGGTTGGTTTATGCGGCGGCTATGGGGGCCGGTTTTTCGCCTTACGACAGCTATGAAGATGCGCCAATTATTATTGACGGCTATCAACCGAATAATTATGGTAAAAAGTTTAGCGGTTGGCGATCGATCTCTGACGCTTTGAGGAGTTCGGTGAATGTCGTAGCTGTGAAGGTGTTGATGGATGTCGGGTTTGAACCGGCGATGAAATTAGCCAAGGATATGGGAATTAAGTCTAAATTAAGTCCGATTTATTCCCTGGCTTTGGGCTCGTCTGAGGTGAATTTGCTGGAATTAACTAATGCTTACGGTACTTTAGCGTCGGAAGGTAATTTTATTGAAGCCCACGGCATTACTAAGGTGATTAATCAGCGCGGAGATGTGATTTATAAGGCTAACTTTAAACCGAAGCGGGTTTTGGATAAGGATAGTGCCGCGATTACTACTTGGATGTTGGAGGGTGTGGTGACTGGTGGTACGGGCGGGCCTGCTTCTTTAGCCGATCGGGCTGTAGCAGGCAAAACTGGCACTTCCGAAAAGGTACGGGATTTGTGGTTTATCGGTTACATTCCGCAGGTAGTGACAGGCGTTTGGCTGGGGAATGATGACAATTACCCGACGGGGGGAACTAGCGGTACTGCGGCTTACAATTGGCGCGATTTTATGAGTCAAGCTGTCAAGGGAATGCCGGTACAGGAGTTTCCCAAGTTACCTGAGTTGGAGGGCCGCAAAGGCAGTATTAAGGCCAAACCCGTGGAGCCCAAGGAGATTATTCGAGGAATGATTGTCAATGAGGATGGGGCGATCGTCCCTTACAATCCCAATCCCGAACCCAGGCGTCGCGAACCGGTTTATCAAGAGCCGGCTTATCAAGAGCCTGCTAGTCAAGATTCGAGATATTAA
- the chlG gene encoding chlorophyll synthase ChlG: MSDSPPSPISPEPTPPSAATSKRSAKTRQMLGMKGAASGETSIWKIRLQLMKPITWIPLMWGVVCGAASSGNYVWNLENFAIACACMLMSGPLLAGYTQTLNDFYDRDIDAINEPYRPIPSGIISIPQVVTQILVLLAAGIAVAYALDLWAGHEFPIMTVLTLGGAFLAYIYSAPPLKLKQNGWLGNYALGASYIALPWWAGQALFGTLDPTIMVLTLFYSLAGLGIAIVNDFKSVEGDRQLGLKSLPVMFGIDTAAWICVLMIDIFQAGIAGYLISIHQNLYAVILLLLIVPQITFQDMYFLRNPLENDVKYQASAQPFLVLGMLVAGLALGHAG, from the coding sequence ATGTCTGACTCTCCTCCATCCCCAATCTCCCCAGAACCCACACCTCCAAGCGCTGCTACCTCCAAGCGCAGCGCCAAAACTCGGCAAATGTTGGGTATGAAAGGGGCTGCTAGCGGGGAAACTTCGATCTGGAAGATTCGCTTGCAATTGATGAAACCGATTACCTGGATTCCCCTGATGTGGGGCGTGGTGTGCGGGGCGGCTTCTTCGGGAAATTATGTTTGGAATTTAGAGAATTTCGCGATCGCCTGCGCTTGTATGTTAATGTCAGGGCCTCTGCTGGCTGGGTACACTCAAACTTTGAACGATTTTTACGATCGCGACATCGACGCCATTAACGAGCCCTACCGCCCAATTCCCTCCGGTATCATCTCGATTCCCCAAGTAGTAACGCAAATTTTGGTATTATTAGCCGCAGGCATTGCGGTAGCCTATGCTCTAGACTTGTGGGCGGGTCATGAATTCCCCATCATGACTGTTTTGACTCTCGGCGGCGCATTTTTAGCTTACATCTACTCGGCGCCACCGCTGAAACTCAAGCAGAATGGCTGGTTGGGAAATTATGCTCTAGGTGCTAGCTATATAGCTCTGCCTTGGTGGGCAGGTCAAGCTTTGTTTGGTACACTAGATCCCACGATTATGGTTTTGACTCTGTTTTACAGTTTGGCAGGGCTGGGGATTGCGATCGTTAATGATTTCAAAAGTGTTGAGGGCGATCGCCAATTAGGGTTAAAATCTTTGCCAGTGATGTTTGGCATCGACACCGCAGCCTGGATTTGCGTGTTGATGATCGACATATTTCAAGCAGGGATTGCAGGCTACCTGATCAGCATTCACCAAAACCTTTACGCTGTCATTCTCTTGCTGCTGATCGTTCCCCAAATTACTTTTCAGGATATGTACTTTTTACGCAATCCCCTGGAAAATGATGTTAAATATCAGGCAAGCGCTCAGCCTTTCCTGGTGTTGGGTATGCTAGTAGCGGGTTTGGCACTGGGCCATGCTGGTTAA